TAAATCTGTGTGGTGGCAAGATCAGCATGGCCGAGCATCTCCTGCACGGCGCGCAAATCCGCGCCGCCTTCGAGCAAATGCGTGGCAAACGAATGCCGGATGGTGTGCGGCGAAGCCGGTTTGGTGATGCCCGCGGCATTCAAGTAGCCGCGCAAAATCTTCCACACCCCCATGCGTGAGAATTTGCCGCCACGCGCATTGACAAACACTTTTTCCTGAGTGCGGCGCTTGCGGATAAGCTGCGGGCGGATTTGCTCGCAGTAATTTTGTACCCACAGCGTCGCAACTTCGCCGATGGGCACGAGTCGTTCTTTTGAGCCTTTGCCGAAGAGGCGCACAAAATGCTGCTGCAAAAAAAGATCGTTCATGCCCAGCTCGATGGCTTCGGAAACGCGCGCGCCGGTGGCATAGAGAAATTCCAATAACGCGCGATCGCGCACGCCCAATGCGGTGGCGACGTCCGGCTGCTGCAAGAGTAGCTCGATATCAGCAATGTCCAGCACGTGAGGGATTTTTTGGCTTTGGCGCGGCAGCGAGAGCGTCTCGGCGGGGTCGTGTGCGCAATACTTCTCGCCGAGGAGGTAACGATGAAACATGCGAATGGCAGCAAGCTGGCGGCCGATGCTGGTGGTGGCGAACCCCAATTGCGTCAGTTCGGTGAGCAGCGCGCGGATGTCGGCAACAGTAACTTCTGCCGGTGTGGTGAGGCGGCGCTGGGCAAGAAACGCGGCATAGCGTTTTAAATCGAAACCGTAGGAGACGACGGTGTTCTTGGCGAGATGTTTTTCAGCGCGCAAATAATCGAGAAATTCCGCGATGTAGTTTTCCATCGCTGCGTTCAATGCAGATCATCTTCTTGCGGGAGAAGAGGTGTAAGCAAAGAGAGCAAAACTGGCACGTCCGCCGTCACTGTTTCCCAA
The genomic region above belongs to Cytophagia bacterium CHB2 and contains:
- the xerD gene encoding site-specific tyrosine recombinase XerD; amino-acid sequence: MENYIAEFLDYLRAEKHLAKNTVVSYGFDLKRYAAFLAQRRLTTPAEVTVADIRALLTELTQLGFATTSIGRQLAAIRMFHRYLLGEKYCAHDPAETLSLPRQSQKIPHVLDIADIELLLQQPDVATALGVRDRALLEFLYATGARVSEAIELGMNDLFLQQHFVRLFGKGSKERLVPIGEVATLWVQNYCEQIRPQLIRKRRTQEKVFVNARGGKFSRMGVWKILRGYLNAAGITKPASPHTIRHSFATHLLEGGADLRAVQEMLGHADLATTQIYTHLDRAYLKEVHRQFHPREKYFDATGK